Proteins found in one Tsukamurella paurometabola DSM 20162 genomic segment:
- a CDS encoding DUF3151 domain-containing protein, whose protein sequence is MTSFGDLLGPPPVLLDLDEEPELQLTKGRPAAEVAADFPTSSLAWATLAEAALADDQPVAAYAYARTGYHRGLDQLRRQGWRGFGPVPYSHENNRGFLRAVAALARAATTIGEEDEYLRCLDLLNDSDPEAAGQLGLGD, encoded by the coding sequence ATGACGTCGTTCGGTGATCTCCTCGGCCCGCCCCCGGTGCTCCTCGACCTCGACGAGGAGCCCGAATTGCAGCTGACCAAGGGCCGCCCGGCGGCCGAGGTGGCGGCCGATTTCCCGACCTCGTCTCTGGCCTGGGCCACGCTGGCCGAGGCCGCCCTCGCCGACGACCAGCCCGTCGCGGCCTACGCCTACGCCCGCACGGGCTACCACCGCGGACTCGACCAACTCCGTCGCCAGGGCTGGCGCGGCTTCGGTCCCGTGCCCTACAGCCACGAGAACAACCGCGGATTCCTGCGTGCGGTCGCAGCGCTCGCCCGCGCGGCCACGACGATCGGTGAAGAGGACGAGTACCTCCGCTGCCTCGACCTGCTGAACGACAGTGACCCCGAAGCCGCCGGCCAGCTCGGCCTCGGCGACTAG
- a CDS encoding FUSC family protein, which produces MTPKPPASSASATSRLRRRHNALPEVIQSRTRRLWSSKLPILQCALAAGLAWYIAKDVVGHVSPFFAPIAAVISLGLSLNQRLRRSLELVGGVTVGIGVGDLLVSQIGTGPWQLALVVAIAMSVAVLADRGPLVPMQAASSAVLIATLLPPGSAASWNRMLDALIGGLVGVIIAALIPNNPARRPRKDAAKVLDTMRRVVASIAAGLTDGDRASLDWALETARSTQPDLDQLTADLAGGIEIAKVSPVFWSSRGRMDRLQAIADPLDNAVRNVRVMARRAIASNQEAEKIDPALVTEIGRLAESFKTLRDVVLADPGAKPDQADAARVLRSAARRANELDIGDGAPLNEVVIYAQLRSTIVDLLQVAGLKRTSAIAVLRARPTPEQPR; this is translated from the coding sequence GTGACCCCGAAGCCGCCGGCCAGCTCGGCCTCGGCGACTAGTCGCCTTCGGCGCCGGCACAACGCGCTGCCGGAGGTCATCCAGAGCCGCACTCGGCGGTTGTGGAGTTCCAAGCTGCCGATCCTGCAGTGCGCGCTCGCGGCGGGCCTAGCGTGGTACATCGCGAAGGACGTGGTCGGCCACGTCTCACCGTTCTTCGCGCCGATCGCCGCGGTCATCTCCCTCGGCCTCTCGCTCAATCAGCGATTGCGTCGTTCCCTGGAGCTGGTCGGCGGTGTCACCGTGGGCATCGGCGTCGGCGATCTGCTGGTCAGCCAGATCGGCACCGGCCCGTGGCAGCTCGCTCTGGTGGTGGCGATCGCGATGTCGGTCGCGGTGCTCGCCGACCGCGGGCCGTTGGTACCGATGCAGGCGGCCTCGTCCGCGGTGCTCATCGCCACCCTGCTGCCTCCGGGGTCGGCGGCCAGCTGGAACCGCATGCTCGATGCCCTCATCGGCGGTCTCGTCGGCGTGATCATCGCCGCGCTGATCCCGAACAATCCGGCGCGGCGGCCCCGCAAAGACGCCGCGAAGGTGCTCGACACCATGCGCCGGGTCGTCGCGTCCATCGCAGCCGGTCTCACCGACGGTGACCGGGCTTCGCTCGACTGGGCCCTGGAGACGGCGCGCTCCACCCAGCCCGATCTCGACCAGCTCACCGCAGATCTGGCGGGCGGCATCGAGATCGCCAAGGTCTCGCCGGTGTTCTGGAGCTCGCGCGGCCGGATGGATCGGCTGCAGGCGATCGCCGATCCGCTCGACAACGCCGTGCGGAACGTGCGCGTCATGGCCCGCCGCGCGATCGCCTCGAACCAGGAGGCCGAGAAGATCGACCCTGCGCTGGTCACTGAGATCGGCCGGCTCGCGGAATCGTTCAAGACGCTGCGCGATGTGGTGCTCGCCGACCCCGGGGCCAAACCCGACCAGGCCGACGCCGCGCGGGTCCTGCGCTCTGCGGCGCGGCGCGCCAACGAACTGGACATCGGCGATGGTGCGCCGCTCAACGAGGTGGTGATCTACGCCCAGCTGCGCTCGACGATCGTCGACCTGCTGCAGGTGGCCGGGCTCAAACGCACCTCGGCGATCGCTGTGCTGCGGGCCCGGCCCACGCCGGAACAACCCCGTTGA
- a CDS encoding adenylosuccinate synthase — protein sequence MPAIVLIGAQWGDEGKGKATDLLGEKLQWVVRYQGGNNAGHTVVLPNGDKFALHLIPSGILTPGVKNVIGNGVVVDPSVLLQELDGLEARGVDTSNLLLSADAHLLMPYHVAIDKVTERFLGNKKIGTTGRGIGPCYQDKIARVGVRAQDVLDESILTQKVEAALEFKNQVLTKIYNRRALDPRQVVDETLELAESFKHRIADTRLELNKALERGETVLLEGSQGTLLDVDHGTYPFVTSSNPTSGGASVGSGIGPTRITTVLGILKAYTTRVGSGPFPTELFDEWGEYLAKHGGEVGVTTGRARRCGWFDAVIARYATRVNGITDYFLTKLDVLSSIENVPICVAYEIDGVRYDEMPTTQSQVHHATPIFETMPGWWEDISECRTFEELPKNAQNYVLRLEELSGAHISCIGVGPGRDETIVRRPIV from the coding sequence ATGCCCGCGATCGTGCTGATCGGTGCCCAGTGGGGCGACGAGGGTAAGGGAAAGGCCACCGACCTCCTGGGGGAGAAACTCCAGTGGGTGGTGCGGTATCAGGGCGGCAACAACGCCGGCCATACCGTGGTCCTGCCCAACGGCGACAAGTTCGCCCTCCATCTGATTCCATCGGGCATTCTCACCCCGGGCGTGAAGAACGTCATCGGCAACGGCGTCGTGGTCGATCCGTCGGTCCTGTTGCAGGAGCTCGACGGTCTTGAGGCTCGCGGCGTGGACACCTCGAATCTGCTGCTCTCGGCCGACGCACACCTTCTGATGCCGTACCACGTGGCCATCGACAAGGTCACCGAGCGCTTCCTCGGTAACAAGAAGATCGGCACCACGGGCCGCGGGATCGGACCCTGCTACCAGGACAAGATCGCCCGCGTCGGCGTGCGCGCCCAGGACGTGCTGGACGAGTCGATCCTCACCCAGAAGGTCGAGGCGGCCCTGGAGTTCAAGAACCAGGTGCTCACCAAGATCTACAACCGCCGCGCCCTCGACCCGCGCCAGGTGGTCGATGAGACGCTGGAGCTGGCGGAGAGCTTCAAGCACCGCATCGCCGACACCCGCCTCGAGCTGAACAAGGCGCTCGAGCGCGGCGAGACCGTGCTGCTGGAGGGCTCGCAGGGCACTCTGCTCGATGTGGACCACGGCACCTATCCGTTCGTCACCTCGTCGAACCCCACCTCCGGCGGTGCGTCGGTGGGCTCGGGTATCGGGCCCACGCGCATCACCACGGTGCTGGGCATCCTCAAGGCGTACACCACCCGCGTCGGCTCGGGCCCGTTCCCGACGGAGCTGTTCGACGAGTGGGGCGAGTACCTCGCCAAGCACGGCGGCGAGGTGGGCGTCACCACGGGCCGCGCCCGCCGCTGCGGCTGGTTCGACGCCGTGATCGCCCGCTATGCCACCCGCGTCAACGGCATCACCGATTACTTCCTCACCAAGCTCGACGTGCTCAGCTCCATCGAGAACGTGCCGATCTGCGTGGCCTACGAGATCGACGGTGTCCGCTACGACGAAATGCCCACGACACAGTCGCAGGTGCACCACGCCACGCCGATCTTCGAGACGATGCCCGGCTGGTGGGAGGACATCTCGGAATGCCGCACCTTCGAGGAGCTGCCGAAGAACGCGCAGAACTACGTGCTGCGGCTCGAGGAACTCTCCGGTGCGCACATCTCGTGCATCGGTGTGGGGCCCGGCCGTGACGAGACGATCGTTCGCCGCCCCATCGTCTGA
- a CDS encoding LpqN/LpqT family lipoprotein: protein MRRTLFALLTTAAVLVAAGCSGSSDEAPATTTTAATDMTLDEYLKSHGVAVVAQTAADLKGVRIAVQQPPNWFVDSAFQLPNTFAVIADTRATSEGFTPNATVLVHRLTGDIDPAEAVRRGPVDTTRYPGFRQDSVQIGTRDGDPSSTIRGSYDDGKGRRLAVSSTYVIHSGAQQRLAVQLLVTTTEKQAQTLRGDVQTLVEGLKITDV from the coding sequence GTGCGGCGCACGCTCTTCGCACTGCTCACCACGGCTGCGGTGCTCGTCGCCGCCGGATGTTCGGGGTCGAGCGACGAGGCCCCGGCTACGACCACCACGGCCGCTACCGATATGACGCTCGATGAATACCTCAAGTCGCACGGCGTCGCCGTCGTCGCGCAGACGGCGGCAGACCTCAAAGGCGTCCGCATCGCTGTGCAGCAGCCACCGAACTGGTTCGTCGACAGCGCGTTCCAGCTGCCCAACACGTTCGCGGTGATCGCCGATACCCGTGCCACCAGCGAAGGATTCACGCCGAACGCAACGGTCCTCGTGCACCGGCTCACGGGTGATATCGACCCCGCCGAAGCCGTCCGCCGGGGACCGGTCGATACCACCCGCTATCCCGGATTCCGCCAGGACTCCGTGCAGATCGGTACCCGCGACGGCGATCCGTCGTCGACGATCCGGGGCAGTTACGACGACGGCAAAGGTCGCCGACTCGCGGTCTCCTCGACCTACGTGATCCACTCCGGTGCGCAGCAGCGCCTCGCTGTTCAGCTCCTGGTGACCACGACGGAGAAGCAGGCGCAGACGCTGCGTGGCGACGTCCAGACCCTCGTGGAGGGCCTGAAGATCACCGACGTGTAA
- a CDS encoding response regulator transcription factor has translation MRVLVVEDELFLAEAVRDGLRLEAIAADIAGDGDTALEMLSVNSYDIAVLDRDIPGPSGDEIAANIVASGTGMPILMLTAADRLDDKESGFELGADDYLTKPFELRELVLRLRALDRRRAHSRPPVREIAGLRLDPFRREVFRNGKYVALTRKQFAVLEVLVAAEGGVVSAEELLERAWDENADPFTNAVRITVSALRKRLGEPGIVATVPGVGYRIDAGACDD, from the coding sequence ATGCGTGTGCTGGTCGTCGAAGACGAGTTGTTCCTGGCGGAGGCGGTGCGTGATGGCCTACGGCTGGAAGCCATCGCGGCCGACATCGCCGGCGACGGCGATACCGCGCTCGAAATGCTCAGTGTGAACAGCTACGACATCGCGGTGCTCGACCGCGATATCCCGGGGCCGTCGGGCGACGAGATCGCCGCCAACATCGTCGCCTCGGGCACGGGCATGCCGATCCTCATGTTGACCGCCGCCGACCGCCTCGACGACAAGGAGTCCGGGTTCGAGCTGGGTGCCGACGACTACCTCACCAAACCGTTCGAGCTGAGGGAACTGGTGCTGCGATTGCGCGCCCTGGACCGCCGACGCGCCCACAGTCGGCCTCCGGTGCGGGAGATCGCCGGACTGCGCCTGGATCCGTTCCGGCGCGAGGTGTTCCGCAACGGCAAGTACGTGGCCCTGACCCGCAAGCAGTTCGCGGTGCTGGAGGTGCTGGTGGCCGCGGAGGGCGGCGTGGTCAGCGCCGAGGAACTGCTCGAACGGGCCTGGGACGAGAACGCCGATCCGTTCACCAATGCCGTCCGGATCACCGTGTCGGCGCTCCGCAAGCGCCTCGGGGAGCCGGGAATCGTGGCGACGGTGCCGGGGGTCGGCTATCGGATCGACGCAGGGGCCTGTGATGACTAG
- a CDS encoding sensor histidine kinase has product MTRPPGLSARLKLTLSYAGFLMVAGGLLLAVVWVFLLRYVPEVIAVPDLGPREPGSGAGPQLMGIPNRADLQAAFAPKATLVLGLLLIFGLVGGWLLAGRMLAPLNRITHATRLAAEGSLAHRIHLEGRADEFRELADAFDAMLARLEAHVAEQQRFAANASHELRTPLAITQTLLDVARSDPERDDDELVSRLQFVNARAIDLTEALLLLSRADRRSFTRESVDLSLIAEEAVETLLPLAEGRGVVLEAVGGLTPTTGSPALIQQVATNLVHNAIVHNLPGGGTVRVRTETVADGAQLTVENTGAPLSPQVVATLTEPFQRGTGRISGGHAGVGLGLAIVDRIVRAHDGALTLTPRPDGGLRVTVRLPAATGSP; this is encoded by the coding sequence ATGACTAGGCCGCCGGGACTGAGTGCCCGGCTCAAACTCACCCTCAGCTACGCCGGATTCCTGATGGTGGCGGGTGGCCTGCTGCTCGCCGTCGTGTGGGTGTTCCTCCTGCGGTACGTGCCCGAAGTCATCGCCGTACCCGATCTCGGCCCGCGGGAACCCGGCTCCGGTGCGGGACCGCAGCTCATGGGTATCCCCAACCGCGCAGACCTGCAGGCCGCCTTCGCGCCCAAGGCGACGTTGGTGCTGGGTCTGCTCCTGATCTTCGGACTGGTCGGCGGCTGGTTGCTGGCCGGCCGGATGTTGGCTCCGCTCAACCGGATCACCCATGCCACCCGACTCGCTGCGGAGGGCTCGCTCGCTCATCGCATTCATCTAGAGGGCCGGGCCGACGAGTTCCGCGAGCTCGCCGACGCCTTCGACGCCATGCTCGCCCGGCTGGAGGCGCACGTGGCCGAACAACAACGCTTCGCCGCCAACGCATCTCACGAACTACGAACCCCGTTGGCGATCACCCAGACCTTGCTCGACGTGGCGCGCAGCGATCCCGAGCGCGACGACGACGAGCTGGTCAGCCGACTGCAATTCGTGAACGCGAGGGCCATCGATCTCACCGAGGCTCTGCTCCTGCTCAGCCGCGCCGATCGTCGCTCGTTCACCCGTGAATCCGTCGATTTGTCGCTGATCGCGGAGGAGGCCGTCGAGACCCTGCTCCCGCTCGCCGAAGGGCGGGGTGTCGTGCTCGAGGCCGTCGGTGGACTCACCCCCACCACCGGCTCCCCGGCCCTCATCCAGCAGGTTGCCACGAACCTGGTGCACAACGCGATCGTGCACAATCTGCCGGGCGGCGGTACCGTGCGCGTGCGTACCGAGACCGTCGCCGACGGTGCGCAGCTCACCGTCGAGAACACGGGCGCTCCGCTGAGCCCGCAGGTGGTGGCCACGCTCACCGAGCCCTTCCAGCGCGGCACCGGACGGATCAGCGGCGGCCACGCCGGGGTCGGTCTCGGTCTGGCGATCGTGGACCGGATCGTCCGCGCGCACGACGGTGCGCTCACCCTCACGCCCCGGCCCGACGGGGGCCTGCGCGTCACGGTGCGGTTGCCCGCCGCGACCGGATCACCGTGA
- the vanX gene encoding D-Ala-D-Ala dipeptidase VanX, producing MNTDFVYVDEHVPGVRWDAKYATWDNFTGKPVDGYLANRIVGTRVLCAGLRLAQRHAATLGYGLLLWDGYRPQRAVDRFVAWSRQPENGRTKQRHYPNIARADMFELGYVATRSGHSRGSTVDLTLYHLDSGDLADMGGDHDLMDPVSHHGAPGIGEPAARNRARLATIMEDAGFLRYDSEWWHYTLHDEPFPTTYFDFPITLAAGSRAA from the coding sequence ATGAACACCGACTTCGTCTACGTCGACGAGCACGTCCCGGGAGTTCGCTGGGACGCGAAATACGCCACCTGGGACAACTTCACCGGCAAGCCCGTGGACGGCTACCTGGCCAACCGGATCGTGGGCACCCGCGTTCTGTGCGCCGGCCTCCGCCTGGCGCAGCGGCACGCAGCCACCCTGGGATACGGATTGCTGCTGTGGGACGGGTACCGGCCGCAGCGCGCCGTCGACCGGTTCGTGGCCTGGTCCCGACAGCCGGAGAACGGCAGGACCAAGCAGCGGCACTACCCGAACATCGCCCGCGCCGACATGTTCGAGCTCGGCTATGTGGCCACCCGTTCCGGACACAGCCGGGGCAGCACCGTCGATCTCACCCTGTACCACCTGGATTCCGGCGACCTCGCCGATATGGGCGGTGACCACGACCTGATGGATCCGGTCTCGCACCACGGTGCGCCCGGCATCGGCGAGCCCGCGGCCCGCAACCGCGCCCGGCTGGCCACGATCATGGAGGACGCTGGATTTCTCCGCTACGACAGTGAATGGTGGCACTACACGCTGCACGACGAACCCTTCCCCACCACCTACTTCGACTTCCCGATCACTCTTGCGGCGGGCAGCCGCGCCGCGTGA
- the vanA gene encoding D-alanine--(R)-lactate ligase: MSRIRIGVLFGGASEEHPVSVKSAREVARNLDPDRYEAHWIGITRDGAWRLCAGPENDWESGSVPAMLSPDRGDHGLLVREAGRYRVVELDVILPVLHGRFGEDGAVQGLCELSGVDYIGCDVPSSAICMDKSLAYVISSAAGIATPEFRIVAGHEAPDPAELAYPVFVKPARSGSSFGVSKVTAPDDLPAAIEAAREYDSKVLIERAVAGSEVGCAVLGDGRGLTVGEVDHIALSHGFFRIHQEDSPETGSENSTPIVPADIPAESRARVQQTARAIYRALGCSGLARVDMFLTPGGEVVLNEVNTLPGLTSYSRYPRMMSAAGISLAEVLDRLVCLTRTGGS, encoded by the coding sequence ATGAGCAGGATCAGGATCGGCGTCCTCTTCGGTGGCGCCTCCGAGGAGCATCCCGTCTCCGTGAAGTCGGCCCGGGAGGTCGCGCGCAACCTCGATCCGGACCGGTACGAGGCGCACTGGATCGGCATCACCCGAGACGGTGCATGGCGCCTGTGCGCAGGGCCTGAGAACGACTGGGAGTCCGGCTCCGTCCCTGCGATGCTCTCCCCGGACCGCGGCGATCACGGGCTGCTGGTGCGCGAGGCCGGCAGGTACCGGGTGGTCGAGCTCGATGTGATCCTCCCGGTGCTGCACGGCCGGTTCGGCGAAGACGGTGCGGTGCAAGGGCTGTGCGAGCTCTCCGGTGTCGATTACATCGGCTGCGATGTGCCGAGCTCCGCCATCTGTATGGACAAGTCGCTCGCCTATGTGATCAGCTCCGCGGCCGGTATCGCGACCCCGGAGTTCCGGATCGTGGCGGGGCACGAAGCACCCGACCCCGCCGAGCTCGCCTACCCGGTGTTCGTCAAACCGGCCCGCTCCGGCTCGTCCTTCGGGGTGAGCAAGGTGACGGCCCCGGACGATCTGCCCGCTGCCATCGAGGCGGCTCGGGAGTACGACTCGAAGGTGCTCATCGAACGGGCCGTCGCGGGCAGCGAGGTGGGCTGCGCGGTACTCGGCGATGGTCGCGGGCTCACGGTCGGCGAGGTCGACCACATCGCACTGTCGCACGGCTTCTTCCGGATCCACCAGGAGGACTCCCCCGAGACCGGATCGGAGAACTCGACACCGATCGTGCCCGCCGACATCCCGGCGGAATCCCGTGCCCGCGTGCAGCAGACCGCGCGCGCCATCTACCGGGCCCTCGGCTGCTCCGGCCTGGCCCGGGTGGACATGTTCCTCACCCCCGGCGGCGAGGTCGTCCTCAATGAGGTCAACACGCTGCCGGGTCTCACCTCATACAGCCGCTACCCCCGGATGATGTCCGCCGCCGGGATATCCCTCGCCGAGGTGCTCGACCGCCTCGTCTGCCTCACTCGCACAGGAGGATCGTGA
- a CDS encoding D-isomer specific 2-hydroxyacid dehydrogenase family protein encodes MTQTTIAPLAARAPRPTGITVYGCADDEAALFRKAAPRWGIPLIITELPLSEENVMLAFGRRTISVGHRTPVTHPVLLALSRIGVRYVSTRSAGFDHIDVEYAAQLGITVGNVDYSPDSVADYTLMLMLMAIRDAKAVMRRTDSHDYRLSRHRGRELRDLTVGVIGAGRIGSAVVERLTGFGCRVLTADTRPGDDHVSLDHLLASSDIITLHTPLTADTHHLLDAARIHRMRPGAIVVNTGRGALIDTDALVDALEAGHLGGAALDVLEGEHGIFYTDRRDRPVQNSALLRLQHLPNAIISPHAAYFTDHALRDTVHNSLLNCLTFEENENS; translated from the coding sequence ATGACCCAGACAACGATCGCCCCGCTCGCGGCTCGTGCGCCGCGCCCGACCGGCATCACCGTCTACGGCTGCGCGGACGACGAAGCCGCGTTGTTCCGGAAGGCGGCGCCCCGGTGGGGAATCCCTCTCATCATCACCGAGCTACCCCTGTCCGAGGAGAACGTCATGCTGGCGTTCGGCCGCAGGACCATCAGCGTCGGCCACCGCACGCCCGTAACCCATCCCGTTCTGCTGGCACTGAGCCGGATCGGGGTTCGCTACGTATCCACCCGAAGCGCAGGGTTCGACCACATCGACGTCGAGTACGCGGCCCAGTTGGGGATCACCGTGGGCAACGTCGACTACTCGCCGGACAGCGTGGCCGATTACACCCTGATGCTGATGCTCATGGCGATCCGCGACGCCAAAGCGGTGATGCGGCGCACCGACTCCCACGACTACCGGCTCAGCCGACACCGCGGCCGTGAGCTGCGCGACCTCACCGTCGGCGTGATCGGCGCCGGTCGCATCGGATCGGCGGTCGTCGAGCGTCTCACCGGATTCGGCTGCCGTGTCCTGACCGCGGACACCCGCCCTGGCGATGACCATGTGAGCCTCGACCACCTCCTGGCGAGCAGCGACATCATCACACTGCACACCCCACTCACCGCGGACACTCATCACCTGCTCGATGCGGCGCGGATCCACCGAATGAGGCCGGGAGCCATCGTGGTCAACACCGGCCGCGGCGCCCTCATCGACACCGATGCTCTCGTCGACGCCCTGGAGGCCGGACATCTCGGCGGCGCAGCCCTCGACGTGCTGGAGGGCGAGCACGGCATCTTCTACACCGATCGTCGCGACCGGCCCGTGCAGAACTCGGCGCTGCTGCGGTTGCAGCACTTGCCGAACGCGATCATCAGCCCGCACGCCGCCTACTTCACCGATCACGCGCTCCGCGACACCGTGCACAACAGCCTGCTGAACTGCCTGACTTTCGAGGAGAACGAGAACTCATGA
- a CDS encoding PfkB family carbohydrate kinase has translation MTDRTLCLGEALVDVVLRDGAEPVEHVGGSLFNVACGLAALGDPASILSWWGRDERGARITGAAAGAGVEIVAGTEDAPATPLAYAHLDAEGRASYEFDLQWRVPETGDLERYGHLHTGSFAATLGPGADGVRDVAARIRDHATVSYDPNIRPALMGTPAEVLPRITELIGLADVVKASDEDISWLHPGEPVEDVMRRWVAAGPALVVVTRGPWGAYALLAGNRDMLHVDQLTVEVADTVGAGDSFMAGLISGLLDAGYLGSRYAARRLRGARWSDVQPALHRAVITSALTVSRAGAYGPSMTEVETVRARDTTLR, from the coding sequence ATGACCGACCGGACCCTGTGTCTCGGCGAGGCACTCGTCGACGTGGTTCTGCGCGACGGTGCCGAGCCCGTCGAGCACGTCGGCGGCAGCCTGTTCAACGTGGCGTGCGGGCTGGCAGCACTGGGGGATCCGGCGTCGATCCTGTCGTGGTGGGGCCGGGACGAACGGGGCGCTCGCATCACCGGCGCGGCAGCCGGAGCGGGCGTCGAGATCGTCGCCGGGACCGAGGATGCCCCCGCCACTCCCCTGGCGTATGCGCACCTCGACGCCGAGGGCCGCGCGAGCTATGAATTCGACCTGCAGTGGCGAGTGCCCGAGACCGGCGACCTGGAGCGGTACGGGCACCTGCACACCGGCAGTTTCGCGGCCACGCTCGGGCCCGGCGCCGACGGTGTGCGCGATGTGGCCGCCCGGATCCGCGATCACGCCACCGTGTCCTACGACCCGAACATCCGGCCCGCCCTCATGGGAACCCCGGCTGAGGTACTGCCGCGCATCACCGAGCTGATCGGGCTCGCCGATGTGGTCAAGGCCAGCGACGAGGACATCTCCTGGCTGCATCCGGGGGAACCGGTCGAAGACGTCATGCGCCGGTGGGTCGCGGCGGGCCCGGCGCTCGTGGTGGTCACCCGCGGGCCATGGGGCGCGTACGCGCTGCTCGCCGGAAACCGGGACATGCTGCATGTGGACCAGTTGACCGTCGAGGTCGCCGATACGGTGGGCGCCGGTGACTCCTTCATGGCGGGACTGATCTCCGGACTGCTCGACGCCGGCTACCTGGGCTCGCGGTACGCCGCTCGGCGGCTACGCGGCGCACGATGGAGCGATGTACAACCCGCGCTGCACCGGGCCGTGATCACCTCGGCGCTCACGGTGAGCCGGGCGGGCGCCTACGGCCCCTCGATGACCGAGGTCGAGACGGTACGCGCGCGGGACACCACCCTGCGCTGA
- a CDS encoding sugar porter family MFS transporter, with product MKALVIRSAVVASLGGLIFGFDTAVISGAEKQIQELFQLSDAMLGFTVTTALIGTIIGALVTGRPADRFGRKKVLYLIGLLYVVGALGSALAGSVEALMLFRFIGGLGVGASSVCAPIYTAEVSPPAHRGRLVGLVQFNIVLGILAAYAANAIIRAIDDGPDAWRWMLGVMAVPAALFLVLLATVPETPRWLAAHGRIDEARSTSERLCTTPEEADVQMAEIEESLAAEAGTRGVKFFTRGHRKVIMLAVAIAFFNQMSGINAILYYAPRVMEDAGASSNAAYLMSIAVGVVNLVATMAALTVIDKLGRRRLMLIGSVGYLFSLGFLAAVMFLYDGAYDGTSAILILVGLAVFIASHAFGQGAVIWVFISEIFPNRIRGRGQALGSFTHWMWAAIVTFAFPPIVGALGGGVAFSIFFVVMILQLVWVIRVMPETKGVPLEEMEAALDIDDAAAAKGH from the coding sequence ATGAAAGCACTGGTGATCCGCAGTGCCGTGGTGGCGTCGCTCGGCGGCCTCATCTTCGGCTTCGACACCGCGGTGATCTCGGGGGCCGAGAAGCAGATCCAGGAGCTGTTCCAGCTCAGCGATGCGATGCTCGGCTTCACCGTGACCACCGCGCTCATCGGCACCATCATCGGAGCGCTGGTCACCGGAAGACCCGCAGATCGCTTCGGCCGCAAGAAGGTGCTGTACCTGATCGGTCTGCTGTACGTGGTGGGGGCGCTCGGCTCCGCGCTCGCCGGGTCGGTCGAGGCGCTCATGCTGTTCCGGTTCATCGGCGGCCTCGGCGTGGGCGCCTCCAGCGTGTGCGCTCCGATCTACACCGCCGAGGTGTCGCCGCCCGCACACCGGGGCCGGCTGGTGGGGCTGGTGCAGTTCAACATCGTGCTCGGCATCCTGGCGGCTTACGCCGCCAACGCGATCATCCGCGCCATCGACGATGGCCCGGACGCCTGGCGCTGGATGCTCGGTGTGATGGCGGTCCCCGCGGCACTATTCCTCGTGCTCCTGGCGACGGTGCCGGAGACGCCGCGCTGGCTCGCCGCGCACGGCCGCATTGATGAGGCCCGGTCCACCTCCGAGCGGCTGTGTACGACACCGGAGGAGGCCGACGTGCAGATGGCCGAGATCGAGGAATCGCTCGCCGCGGAGGCGGGCACGCGGGGCGTGAAGTTCTTCACCCGCGGCCACCGCAAGGTGATCATGCTGGCCGTGGCAATCGCCTTCTTCAATCAGATGTCGGGCATCAACGCGATCCTCTACTACGCACCGCGCGTCATGGAGGATGCCGGCGCCAGTAGCAACGCCGCATACCTGATGAGCATCGCCGTGGGCGTCGTGAACCTGGTCGCCACGATGGCCGCACTCACCGTGATCGACAAGCTGGGGCGGCGCCGGCTGATGTTGATCGGCTCGGTGGGCTATCTGTTCTCCCTGGGCTTCCTGGCAGCCGTCATGTTCCTCTACGACGGTGCCTACGACGGGACATCCGCAATCCTGATCCTGGTGGGGTTGGCGGTCTTCATCGCCTCGCACGCCTTCGGGCAAGGCGCGGTGATCTGGGTATTCATCTCCGAGATCTTCCCAAACCGGATCCGCGGCCGCGGGCAGGCGCTCGGCAGCTTCACGCACTGGATGTGGGCGGCCATCGTCACCTTCGCCTTCCCTCCGATCGTGGGGGCGCTCGGCGGCGGCGTCGCCTTCTCCATATTCTTCGTGGTGATGATCCTGCAACTGGTCTGGGTGATCCGCGTGATGCCCGAGACCAAGGGCGTTCCGCTCGAAGAGATGGAGGCCGCGTTGGATATCGACGATGCAGCCGCCGCGAAGGGACACTGA